Proteins from a single region of Granulicella tundricola MP5ACTX9:
- a CDS encoding transposase family protein has product MRLKTCRVSAQCPRCGTSTKKVHSRYVRRLADLPWHGVPVVIHLQTRRFFCVEPGCQRKVFTEPLPGTVALWSKKLSVGRSTPLPHACLGRPSGSETS; this is encoded by the coding sequence ATGCGGTTGAAGACGTGTCGTGTGTCGGCCCAGTGTCCGCGATGCGGGACGTCCACTAAGAAGGTGCATAGCAGATACGTTCGGCGTTTGGCCGACCTACCTTGGCATGGCGTTCCGGTCGTAATTCATCTGCAGACTCGAAGGTTCTTCTGCGTGGAGCCGGGTTGCCAGCGCAAGGTCTTCACGGAGCCACTGCCGGGCACCGTAGCACTATGGTCGAAGAAGCTGTCGGTCGGGCGAAGCACTCCGCTGCCTCACGCTTGCCTTGGGCGGCCGAGCGGGAGCGAGACTAGCTGA
- a CDS encoding transposase, protein MLGIDDWAWRKGHRYGTILCDLETRKVVDLLPDRDANTVAAWLRQHPGTEIISRDLGGIYAEAARRAAPQAVQVADRWHLLRNLSEALCRAISPHHGLFSQAAKLAERSPPHLFRFLLLPGVSVSCWCNKPTGRGVMNDGNRCGNSSSRQALLIRNSHGSSAWITEQ, encoded by the coding sequence GTGCTGGGCATCGACGACTGGGCGTGGCGCAAGGGCCATCGCTACGGCACAATCCTATGTGACCTCGAGACGCGCAAGGTGGTCGACCTGCTCCCTGACCGTGACGCCAACACCGTGGCCGCGTGGCTTCGACAGCATCCCGGAACGGAGATCATCAGTCGCGACCTCGGCGGGATCTATGCCGAAGCCGCACGCAGGGCCGCTCCTCAAGCCGTGCAGGTCGCAGACCGCTGGCACCTGTTGCGCAACCTGAGTGAAGCGTTGTGCCGCGCGATCTCACCGCATCACGGCCTGTTCTCGCAAGCAGCAAAGCTAGCCGAGCGGAGCCCCCCGCACCTGTTCCGGTTCCTGTTGCTGCCTGGAGTCAGCGTGAGTTGCTGGTGCAACAAGCCAACCGGCAGAGGCGTTATGAACGATGGAAACAGGTGCGGGAACTCCTCCTCAAGACAGGCGCTCCTGATCAGGAACTCGCACGGCAGCTCGGCATGGATCACCGAACAGTGA
- a CDS encoding transposase, with protein sequence MKKFRTAEVYPEAKPRVRESIVDDHASYLDQRLKEGCRSSTRLWRELRERGFCGQVNSVRYWLQQRRSYRTRAASPPQRPALRASPRQIVWLILKAAHSAKDMLKEAYRRSPEISKIAQLATSFFSIFRERSLEALPTWLEAARGTALESFAAGLERDIDAVREALRLSWSQGHVEGQVHRLKLIKRQMYGRAGFELLRLRVLQKG encoded by the coding sequence GTGAAGAAGTTTAGGACCGCTGAGGTATATCCGGAAGCGAAGCCTCGAGTTCGTGAGTCCATCGTGGATGACCATGCGAGCTATCTCGATCAGCGGCTGAAGGAAGGTTGCCGCAGTTCGACTAGACTCTGGCGTGAACTCCGAGAGCGAGGCTTCTGCGGACAGGTCAACAGTGTGCGGTACTGGCTTCAGCAACGCCGCAGCTATCGGACCAGAGCTGCAAGCCCGCCCCAACGACCGGCTCTACGCGCTTCACCACGACAGATCGTCTGGCTCATCCTTAAAGCCGCGCACTCCGCCAAAGACATGTTGAAAGAGGCGTACCGGAGGTCACCCGAGATCAGTAAAATCGCGCAGCTTGCTACAAGCTTCTTCAGCATCTTCCGCGAACGCAGCCTGGAGGCGCTGCCAACATGGCTTGAAGCCGCACGAGGTACCGCCCTGGAGAGCTTCGCCGCAGGCCTCGAAAGGGACATCGATGCCGTGCGCGAAGCCCTCAGACTGTCATGGAGTCAGGGCCACGTCGAAGGCCAGGTCCACCGGCTCAAGCTCATCAAGCGCCAGATGTACGGCAGAGCCGGCTTCGAGCTCCTGCGCCTGCGCGTCCTCCAAAAGGGCTAA
- a CDS encoding transposase has translation MSRRKRKLVEKVFGWAKLDRGLRQVKLRDLRRVHWMMQLTAGAHNLRRMQTLLAAG, from the coding sequence ATCAGCCGGCGTAAACGCAAACTCGTCGAGAAGGTCTTCGGTTGGGCCAAGCTGGACCGAGGTCTCAGGCAAGTGAAGCTGCGGGATCTAAGGCGAGTTCACTGGATGATGCAACTGACCGCCGGCGCTCACAACCTCAGAAGGATGCAAACTTTGCTGGCCGCCGGGTAA
- a CDS encoding glycosyltransferase family 2 protein, whose product MAYGSSDLPLIKRDWSKVGVVVPTFNAAPLWEALRSRLDLQGLPPEQILIIDSSSTDGTISLAKAAGYRCISITKSDFNHGRTRQLGCDHFDWADILIYITQDALPADATSFSTLCSVFVDPKVGAACGRQLPRPGANAIERHARLFNYPETSTQRNLSSRAYLGIKAAFLSNSFAAYRRSALLQAGGFPSNVIMAEDSVVAARLLMGGWEVAYIAEAAVIHSHSLSIWQEFSRYFDTGVHHACEPWIRETFGGAGNEGKRFVISELFYLRTHQVGLIPSALIRTFSKLFAFQLGLREKYFPVVIKRSLSLQPSFWTTLKPECLPQLRDKEVRLH is encoded by the coding sequence ATGGCGTATGGTTCTAGTGATTTGCCCTTAATCAAGAGGGACTGGAGCAAAGTTGGGGTTGTTGTGCCAACTTTCAATGCTGCTCCCCTGTGGGAAGCCCTACGCTCGCGATTGGATCTTCAAGGACTGCCTCCCGAACAGATTTTAATTATTGATTCATCCTCGACAGACGGAACGATCAGTTTGGCGAAAGCAGCAGGCTATCGATGTATCTCTATTACGAAGAGCGATTTTAATCATGGCAGGACTCGACAATTAGGATGCGACCACTTTGATTGGGCCGATATCCTTATTTACATTACTCAAGATGCGCTACCGGCCGACGCGACCAGCTTCTCCACGTTATGCAGTGTCTTCGTAGATCCCAAGGTTGGAGCAGCCTGCGGACGTCAACTGCCACGCCCTGGCGCGAACGCAATCGAGCGGCATGCGCGACTGTTCAATTATCCTGAGACTTCCACTCAGCGAAACTTAAGCAGCAGGGCTTACCTTGGCATAAAAGCTGCCTTCCTATCCAACAGTTTTGCAGCCTATCGCCGGTCAGCTCTTCTACAGGCGGGAGGCTTTCCAAGCAATGTCATCATGGCGGAAGACTCCGTGGTAGCCGCGCGGCTTCTGATGGGGGGGTGGGAGGTCGCATATATAGCTGAAGCTGCTGTCATCCATTCTCACTCGCTTTCCATATGGCAAGAATTTTCTCGGTACTTCGATACCGGTGTTCACCACGCATGCGAGCCATGGATACGCGAGACTTTCGGCGGAGCCGGGAATGAGGGAAAGAGGTTTGTAATTTCCGAACTTTTCTACTTGCGCACTCATCAGGTTGGCCTGATTCCATCTGCGCTCATTAGGACCTTCAGCAAGTTATTCGCTTTTCAACTTGGTCTTCGAGAAAAGTATTTTCCCGTGGTAATCAAGAGAAGCCTTTCTTTGCAGCCTTCCTTCTGGACAACATTAAAACCAGAATGTTTACCTCAACTTCGTGATAAGGAAGTTCGGTTGCATTAA
- a CDS encoding O-antigen ligase family protein, whose translation MATGTVHFVPPLEEHRSMSSARLDAWLFSFYTILLIVLPTGNFFGLNVKMVAFVPLFFVMLFRAIGKRTNPYWMLSCLVGVPLYFCYWVFPGQTGQYDLSLAFAQYRNLLITLAGCWFALVYISEDRTRSLSFIRLVLWVVAAMSVLKVLVTVYCLMRGIPVSTIMNGIGNFFGIKLMSFELDEADPDAVGSRIMFTSDLLLAPCCFAAIAMRRRLGFGRLTMFTLLLLYVVSVIFGFSRFHWAFCGLAIVLGFAVAKGEKWILLLLVAAVVLSALFIPAISGILALRFASNLVSDSDAPRHVQIAALSRFFWNAPLLGHGWGTYARDCIRSTDFPYSYEVELLALLGQIGIVGVLSLFLLAGRYFKSLFQWRKNNVIFRMAMLALLTTFIVGGTTNPMLLTSISSVSYALFLMLGDLSTEPALQLSSKS comes from the coding sequence ATGGCCACGGGCACCGTTCATTTCGTTCCGCCGCTCGAGGAGCACCGAAGCATGTCCAGCGCCCGACTTGATGCTTGGCTGTTCAGCTTCTACACCATCCTGCTGATCGTTCTTCCCACGGGCAACTTCTTTGGCCTGAACGTCAAAATGGTGGCGTTCGTCCCACTATTCTTCGTCATGCTGTTTCGCGCGATCGGTAAGAGGACGAACCCATACTGGATGTTGAGTTGTCTGGTCGGTGTACCCTTGTACTTCTGCTACTGGGTCTTCCCCGGTCAGACTGGCCAGTACGATCTCTCGCTGGCCTTTGCGCAGTACCGCAACCTGCTGATCACGCTTGCCGGATGCTGGTTTGCGTTGGTATACATCTCGGAAGACCGAACGCGCTCGCTCTCCTTCATCCGTCTGGTGCTATGGGTGGTCGCGGCCATGTCCGTTCTTAAAGTGCTGGTCACCGTGTACTGCTTGATGCGGGGCATCCCGGTTTCAACCATTATGAACGGCATCGGCAATTTCTTCGGCATTAAGCTGATGAGCTTTGAACTGGATGAAGCCGACCCCGACGCCGTTGGAAGTCGCATCATGTTCACGTCCGATCTGCTGCTGGCGCCCTGTTGCTTCGCCGCGATTGCAATGCGCCGCCGCCTCGGCTTTGGGCGCCTCACCATGTTCACGCTTTTGTTGCTATACGTGGTTTCGGTCATCTTCGGTTTTTCGCGTTTCCACTGGGCCTTTTGTGGCCTGGCGATAGTTCTGGGCTTCGCAGTCGCAAAGGGCGAGAAGTGGATACTGTTATTGCTGGTGGCAGCGGTTGTCCTTAGCGCCCTCTTCATCCCGGCCATTTCCGGCATCCTCGCCCTGAGATTTGCAAGCAATCTCGTCAGTGATTCCGACGCGCCACGCCATGTGCAGATAGCCGCCCTCAGCAGATTCTTCTGGAATGCCCCGCTTCTGGGCCATGGCTGGGGAACCTACGCCCGCGATTGTATCCGCAGCACGGATTTCCCGTATAGTTACGAGGTCGAACTGCTGGCGCTGCTTGGACAGATCGGCATCGTCGGCGTTCTTTCCCTATTCTTGCTAGCTGGCCGTTATTTCAAGTCTCTTTTTCAATGGCGGAAAAACAACGTCATCTTCCGTATGGCCATGCTTGCGCTCTTGACAACGTTTATTGTGGGAGGCACCACCAATCCCATGCTGCTCACCTCAATTTCCTCGGTCTCCTATGCCTTGTTTCTGATGCTCGGAGATCTGAGCACCGAACCGGCGCTGCAGTTGTCATCAAAAAGCTAA
- a CDS encoding Wzz/FepE/Etk N-terminal domain-containing protein, with product MKPPTYVDNAAVPEPREVLAVLTQHWKVIAFVTAAFLFFGVAASFLLVRPSYTSIVVFLSPHGSQTLKPIGSGLSAAMLNSPSLNDRIIQKLQLQTAWKLTTFADAREALKSQVQIEVSTYDVVKITVRDHNARLASDIANEYLNGLNALDTRLAESDAADRYGFLDRQAKQENDELRQAEDRLQELQRRSGLIDPSRQTAQAILNISQLHAVIAARAVDLQSMRRYASDTNPGVIQLRATIAQLERQLSDRQNDASPRAVGDIQIPAGNIADLALQHQRALREVTLHSNQSGQVMLQLAQARMNLMRTAPAVLVIDRAIMADYRSGPQRLLLWLASCWAGFFTACLYVFLGKAMALSGYDAASIRRLLRPKAGPGLNTPTA from the coding sequence TTGAAACCTCCTACTTACGTCGACAACGCCGCGGTTCCAGAGCCGAGAGAAGTTCTCGCTGTCCTTACCCAGCACTGGAAAGTGATCGCATTCGTCACCGCGGCCTTTCTGTTTTTCGGCGTTGCTGCTTCTTTTCTGCTCGTCCGACCCAGCTACACCTCCATTGTTGTCTTCCTGTCCCCACACGGCTCACAGACTTTGAAGCCCATTGGGAGCGGTCTCAGCGCCGCGATGCTTAACAGTCCTTCTCTGAATGACCGCATCATTCAAAAGCTACAGCTACAAACTGCGTGGAAGCTTACGACATTTGCCGACGCCCGCGAGGCACTCAAGAGCCAAGTCCAGATCGAGGTCAGCACCTATGACGTGGTCAAAATCACCGTTCGCGATCACAACGCCAGACTGGCAAGCGATATCGCCAACGAGTATTTGAATGGACTGAACGCGCTTGATACCAGGCTTGCCGAATCGGATGCGGCAGATCGTTACGGCTTTCTGGACAGGCAGGCGAAGCAGGAGAACGACGAACTGCGGCAGGCCGAAGACCGACTGCAAGAATTGCAGCGGCGCTCAGGTCTGATCGATCCGAGCAGACAGACCGCGCAAGCCATTCTGAATATCTCACAGCTTCATGCAGTCATCGCCGCCCGCGCAGTCGATCTGCAATCGATGCGGCGTTATGCCAGCGACACGAACCCCGGCGTGATCCAGTTGCGCGCCACTATCGCCCAACTCGAGCGGCAACTCAGTGACCGACAGAATGATGCGAGCCCCCGTGCCGTTGGCGACATACAAATCCCGGCAGGCAATATCGCCGACCTTGCACTCCAACACCAGCGGGCATTGCGAGAAGTCACGCTGCACAGCAATCAGTCTGGTCAGGTGATGTTGCAACTGGCACAGGCGCGCATGAATCTGATGAGAACAGCGCCCGCCGTTCTCGTGATCGATCGCGCGATCATGGCCGACTATAGATCCGGTCCGCAGCGGCTTCTACTCTGGTTGGCCTCGTGCTGGGCCGGTTTCTTCACCGCCTGCCTGTATGTCTTCCTCGGCAAAGCGATGGCACTGAGCGGATATGATGCCGCCAGCATCCGTCGCCTTCTGCGGCCTAAGGCTGGTCCGGGCCTGAACACACCTACCGCGTAG
- a CDS encoding acyltransferase family protein, producing MKKPRSLRENNFDIVRILLALIVVFVHSYELSQQRSLRVIDVVLNSRFAVEGFFTISGFLIFASYERSRSLREYAANRAWRILPGYWLSTVVCLVIAFVFGQFHVGRFLAANLTFLNTFSPDIPGVFTGNASRAMNGALWTIKVEVMFYVAVPLIVWLCRKTHRDAMLLILFLSSIAYRMVLANHTSLAQQLPGQLSFFVMGSLVYYHLPLFKRHGWWLVAASVAVYGLHRATDWFFLRPAPVAIFILAACLLLPQVKGPTRWGDFSYGTYILHFPIIQLLIHFGLFQLHPWTSVGLVLLILIPCAALSWFLIERPCLEHARSRRLREAALGHTTAFPPAVP from the coding sequence ATGAAGAAGCCTAGAAGCCTGCGCGAGAACAACTTCGACATCGTTCGCATCCTGTTGGCGTTGATTGTAGTGTTTGTACACAGCTATGAATTGAGCCAGCAGCGTTCGCTGCGCGTCATCGATGTCGTCCTCAATTCACGATTTGCTGTCGAAGGCTTTTTCACAATCTCAGGATTCCTGATCTTCGCCAGCTATGAGCGCAGCCGGTCTCTGCGCGAGTATGCAGCCAACCGGGCGTGGCGTATTCTGCCCGGCTATTGGCTCAGCACGGTCGTTTGCTTGGTGATCGCCTTCGTCTTCGGACAATTTCATGTGGGCAGGTTTCTGGCGGCCAACCTAACCTTTTTGAACACATTTTCCCCAGATATTCCAGGCGTCTTTACTGGGAATGCCAGCCGCGCGATGAACGGTGCGTTGTGGACCATCAAGGTCGAGGTGATGTTCTACGTAGCCGTGCCGCTGATCGTGTGGCTTTGCCGCAAGACCCATCGGGATGCCATGCTGCTGATCCTTTTTTTATCGTCCATCGCGTACCGTATGGTTCTGGCGAATCATACCAGCCTGGCGCAGCAGCTGCCCGGACAGCTCTCCTTTTTCGTTATGGGAAGTTTGGTCTACTACCATCTTCCGTTGTTCAAGCGTCACGGCTGGTGGCTTGTAGCGGCATCTGTGGCTGTCTATGGACTGCATCGTGCTACGGATTGGTTCTTTCTACGGCCGGCGCCGGTGGCGATCTTCATTCTGGCAGCCTGCCTGCTATTGCCGCAAGTAAAAGGTCCTACCCGCTGGGGTGACTTCTCCTACGGAACCTACATCCTTCATTTTCCGATCATTCAGCTGCTCATTCACTTCGGCCTGTTCCAGTTGCACCCTTGGACATCGGTTGGACTAGTGCTGCTGATCCTCATTCCTTGCGCAGCATTGTCCTGGTTTTTGATCGAAAGACCGTGCCTGGAACACGCACGATCGCGTCGTCTGCGCGAAGCGGCCCTGGGGCATACAACAGCCTTCCCGCCTGCGGTTCCATAA